From the genome of Methanocalculus alkaliphilus:
GATCTATCAGCAGCTCCATGCTGCAAATGAAGAGAAAGACGGGGTGATACTCCGGCTCAGGGAGATGCAGGAGGCACTTGCCCTCGCAAACAAAAAAATCAACCTCCTCACCGCAATCACCCGGCATGATATCCTCAATGACGTGACGGTGGTGGTTGCGCATCTTGATCTTGCAGGTGATCTCCCGCTCTCCGATGAGGTGAAGGCAACTTTTCAGAAGCTGGATGAACAGATGGTCTCAATCCAGAGGAAACTTGAGTTTACCAAAGATTACCAGGATATGGGTCTTCAGGCCCCTGCATGGCATATGATCCGATCCCTTGTCGCCTCCGTTTCAGCCCCGATTCTGAAGACGGGCAGCCTCTCTCTGCTTAATGATCTCCCGGATGTTGGGATCTTCACCGATCCGATGCTTCCAAAGATCATTCATAACCTGACACAGAATGCTCTCTTTCACGCCAGGGGTGCGACATATCTGCGATGGTCTGCATATGAGGCAGGAGCAGATCTAATCATCTCCATCGAGGATGATGGTCCGGGTGTTCCCGACAATAGGAAAAAATCCATCTTCAAACCGTCGTTTGGGAGGAGCCATGGATTTGGGCTCTATCTCGTCCAGGAGATACTTGCAATCACCGGTATAACGATCAAAGAGGATGGCCGGTATGGTGAGGGGGCACGGTTTCTCATCTGCGTTCCGGAAGGGCGCTGGCGGAGATCGCTGCCGGGTACGGAAGAAACGGATCGGATCTGATAGCGTTTTCTCTTCCTTCTGCCAAAGATCGGTGCAGTCTCCTATCCTGCCTTACAGAGCAGGGCCTGCTGACTCCGGGAAGAATGATACCTTGCCGGGAATCGGGTTCAGGAATGCTTTGATCTCCTCTGGCGGATCTCATTAAATAATTTATTCTAATTTAAATATTATATTTTGCTTATATAATTAAACGCAGTTATTAAATATCATTGTGATTTCATACTAATTTATGGGACGCACAATTCATGGACTCATTCTGATCCTTCTTGTCCTTGCAGCCGTTTCAGTTGCCGGTTGTACAGATAGAGAGGAGGTCATTGTCGATCGGACGTATATCATCCCTGACAACAAGGAGGAAACTATCGATCTCACAAGTGGAACGTACAGAATTTCGATCGCCTCGGATGAGGAACTGGTCATCTCCTTCAACACGATGCCTGAACTGAACCAGAACAGGCAGAAGACCTTTGACCGGGTTGTCACTTTTACCGAAGACACGACCATCACGATCAAAAACTGGGCATTACTTGGCCTGTTTGGATCTGATGCCAATGTTCAGGTGATGATTGTAAAGAACCCGGCCAACTGAATTACCCAAAAACCTATTTTTATAATTATTTTTTAATAATATCGTATATCATTTTATCGATTATTCAAGCAAAATGATAATTAGTAGGAGGCGTATATTCCCAATTGAGATGTCATCATTCTCATGCCCAAAATGTGGTGCCCCGGTAAGTGCAGAGACCGGAATCCATTTTATAAACTGTAAATATTGTGGAACAACCGCGTTTGTTGACAGAAGCGGAGTCATGTTCTATTATGTCCTTCCTTTTTTCGTTGATGAGGAGAAGGCCAAAGGCATATTCCGCAGATGGACCGCAAACCCAAAAGCCAACAAAGAACTTGAGTCGAAGGCAAAGATAACTGAAATCAAAAAAGAGTACTTCCCGGTGTACCAGTTTCGTCGGGATGTGGATGGAAGAGAAAAGATCTATGTAAAACCTGCAAAGGGGACGGTGCTCCCTGGAATGAGTCAGTTGATCATTCCTGCCGGGGATATCAAGATCTATGATGAGAAATTTAATCCCGGCGATGCTGTTGCCCTTGATGTGGATTTTGGGATGGACGCGTATCTTCCTGAACTTGAGGGTGAAGGGAAAGAGCAGGCTCTTGTATACTTCCCAATCTATGAATTCAACTATGAATTCGAGGGTATGACGTATAAAGCGGT
Proteins encoded in this window:
- a CDS encoding zinc ribbon domain-containing protein; amino-acid sequence: MSSFSCPKCGAPVSAETGIHFINCKYCGTTAFVDRSGVMFYYVLPFFVDEEKAKGIFRRWTANPKANKELESKAKITEIKKEYFPVYQFRRDVDGREKIYVKPAKGTVLPGMSQLIIPAGDIKIYDEKFNPGDAVALDVDFGMDAYLPELEGEGKEQALVYFPIYEFNYEFEGMTYKAVIDGSSGKIYTDNFPTRSSVPYGLVAMASFGIAFFGGLLGSLVSWIFYILVVAGCLVGYHFARQVTQVPKEQPAKAVKGVKNG